In Maridesulfovibrio ferrireducens, the following are encoded in one genomic region:
- a CDS encoding hybrid sensor histidine kinase/response regulator codes for MNTYLHTKNSFKCIVAVLSFCFLLWGAFPASAFQEELRFERLSLDQGLSQSSILCMLQDSKGFLWFGTYDGLNRYDGRQMKIYSKSKLPGSISDGNVRTLYEDSSGVLWVGTKSGGLNAYNRNKDTFISFTPDQNNPNSISGKNVTSIYEDSKGQLWIGTENGLNLFDRTSLTFKKFKNTNDPFSISHDEIRSIFEDMQGSLWIGTAKGLNLFLEKEHKFKHFFNDPADDKTLCGDTVLCFYQNKENQLWIGTKEGISILDTADNSFKTIFRSLEINDIFQDRAENLWLGTIEGLGKRDPETATAKPEKMEFTFFKHNQLDPQSLSDNKVTHVIEDRSGVLWVGTYADGLSKLPPKMQAFGIIRYQPWKKDTLPGKEVSAVLEDREGLVWIGTYRNGLSSYNPQTGELKNFSSKSPEPWSLPGDRINCIFQDSKGLIWVGTRKKGVFVIDKNKGIQTSYRRDKKNKNSLSQDNIWWINEGSKGYIWIGTSKKGLNRLDRKTGDFKLYKHSDSEPNSLAHDRVRNIFEDSKNNFWICTNAGLDLMNRSDGTFIHHKSNPDNPNSISDNRVTPVAEAADGSLWIGTDEGLNRFDPATGLFTRYTQKNGFANDGIQGLCIDSDGDIWVSTFKGISHLDPKNGKILNFGISDGLQGIEFWINSYNKGQSGKIYFGGLNGMNMFYPKKIKTNPTPPPVVITALNILNSPAKLATNITETKEITLSWKDAMFSFSFAALDYQNPHLNKYKYKLEGFNDNWLNAAEGTATFTNFNHGSYVFKVKASNSDGVWNETGTSIKINITPPFWRTLWFIASVLALILLIIFVVIHFRVKSIEKQRKKLAILVDEKTADLNTEIKEHMKTEEELENAIIKAEEANKAKSAFLASMSHEIRTPLNSIIGIADLLKGTELDEEQGEYVNIFESSGEILLSIINDILDFSKLEADHVKLEAIPIDLLQEVESILYLQAAAASSRDIELISIYKPDVPEFVIGDPTRLRQIILNILSNAVKFTSCGEVSITVSRTANTHQPDNLTITIDDTGVGIDPAQLEAIFAPFSQADSSTTRKFGGSGLGLSISKKLTELMGGSITATSVPGEGSSFEITIPLPRDRESQSFLKPDLSGINIIVAAHNYKTLNSICEMLNYFKATTTTCTNTDSLKALLLSPQGHKFNLLILDLNLENGVYMLESLREAEKTIPPVMLLQRGASFDRRLIDNKLIYAGTTKPIIRRQFLRGILDVLDIGSNEDHLSADNKVNLPQMKILLTEDNIPNRELIRHFLKSSHATLVMASNGEEGLKLALNDKFDIILMDMEMPVMDGYQFLKQFRMVEKNTHGKRTGVIALTAHASADYRKRCLDAGADEFLSKPIKQAVLTQKIFNLYNRMKKE; via the coding sequence ATGAATACATATTTACATACCAAAAACAGTTTTAAGTGCATAGTCGCAGTGCTTTCCTTTTGTTTCTTGCTTTGGGGAGCATTTCCGGCATCAGCTTTTCAAGAAGAACTTAGATTTGAACGGCTTTCTCTGGACCAAGGTCTATCGCAGTCCTCTATTCTATGCATGTTGCAAGACTCTAAAGGTTTTTTATGGTTTGGAACATATGACGGCCTAAACCGTTACGACGGTCGGCAGATGAAAATTTATTCAAAATCTAAATTACCGGGCTCAATTTCAGACGGCAATGTTAGAACTCTGTACGAAGATAGCTCGGGAGTTCTCTGGGTAGGAACAAAAAGCGGCGGCCTGAATGCGTACAACCGCAATAAAGATACTTTTATAAGTTTTACACCGGACCAAAATAACCCGAACTCCATTTCCGGAAAAAACGTCACAAGTATATATGAAGATTCTAAGGGGCAGTTATGGATAGGTACAGAGAACGGCCTTAACCTTTTTGACAGAACATCCCTTACTTTTAAAAAATTTAAGAATACCAATGACCCATTCAGCATCAGTCACGATGAAATTCGCTCTATTTTCGAAGATATGCAAGGGAGCCTCTGGATAGGAACTGCCAAGGGATTGAACCTTTTTCTTGAAAAAGAACATAAATTTAAACATTTTTTCAACGATCCCGCAGATGATAAGACTCTTTGCGGCGACACAGTGCTCTGCTTTTACCAAAACAAAGAAAATCAATTATGGATAGGAACCAAAGAAGGCATCTCCATTCTTGATACTGCTGACAATTCATTCAAAACCATCTTCAGGTCATTAGAAATAAACGACATTTTCCAAGACAGAGCAGAAAATCTCTGGCTCGGAACTATTGAGGGACTTGGCAAAAGAGATCCTGAGACAGCTACGGCTAAACCTGAAAAAATGGAATTCACATTTTTTAAGCATAACCAGCTTGATCCGCAAAGCCTCAGCGACAACAAGGTTACTCATGTTATTGAAGACCGTTCCGGAGTTTTATGGGTTGGCACCTACGCTGACGGACTAAGTAAGCTACCCCCTAAAATGCAGGCTTTCGGTATAATAAGATATCAACCGTGGAAAAAAGATACACTTCCCGGAAAAGAAGTCAGCGCAGTTCTCGAAGACCGTGAAGGTCTAGTCTGGATAGGCACTTATAGAAATGGATTAAGCTCCTACAACCCTCAAACCGGGGAACTTAAAAATTTTAGCAGCAAATCCCCGGAACCATGGAGCCTGCCGGGTGACAGAATTAACTGTATCTTCCAAGATTCTAAAGGTCTTATATGGGTCGGAACCCGTAAAAAAGGTGTATTTGTTATTGATAAAAATAAAGGAATTCAAACCAGCTACCGCCGTGACAAAAAGAATAAAAACTCTCTAAGTCAAGACAATATCTGGTGGATTAATGAAGGCAGTAAAGGATACATCTGGATCGGCACTAGCAAAAAAGGGCTGAACAGGCTTGATCGCAAAACCGGAGATTTCAAACTTTACAAACACTCTGACTCTGAGCCGAACAGCTTAGCGCATGACCGCGTGCGTAATATTTTTGAGGACAGTAAAAATAACTTCTGGATCTGTACAAATGCAGGCCTGGATCTGATGAATAGATCTGACGGCACATTTATTCACCACAAAAGCAATCCGGATAATCCGAACTCAATATCTGACAACAGAGTTACTCCCGTTGCGGAAGCAGCGGACGGTTCCCTTTGGATCGGGACAGACGAGGGCCTCAACAGATTCGACCCCGCAACAGGTTTATTCACCAGATACACACAGAAAAACGGTTTTGCCAACGACGGCATCCAAGGTCTTTGCATCGATAGCGACGGTGATATATGGGTTTCTACATTCAAAGGAATTTCCCATCTGGACCCTAAAAACGGTAAAATATTAAATTTCGGGATTTCGGACGGATTGCAGGGAATAGAATTCTGGATAAACTCTTATAACAAGGGTCAAAGCGGTAAAATATATTTCGGCGGACTTAACGGAATGAACATGTTTTACCCAAAAAAGATTAAAACAAATCCCACACCGCCACCTGTCGTCATTACGGCTTTAAACATTCTTAACAGCCCGGCCAAACTGGCAACAAACATTACCGAAACTAAAGAAATCACTCTTTCATGGAAAGATGCAATGTTCTCCTTCAGCTTTGCTGCACTAGACTACCAGAACCCGCATCTGAATAAATATAAATATAAATTGGAAGGTTTTAACGACAACTGGCTTAACGCAGCCGAAGGGACCGCAACTTTTACAAACTTCAACCACGGCAGTTACGTCTTCAAAGTTAAAGCTTCCAATAGCGATGGCGTCTGGAATGAAACAGGAACATCAATCAAAATCAATATTACTCCGCCATTCTGGAGAACATTGTGGTTTATAGCATCAGTTCTGGCCCTAATCCTTCTGATAATTTTTGTGGTGATTCATTTCCGGGTAAAATCAATTGAAAAACAAAGAAAAAAACTGGCCATATTAGTAGATGAAAAAACGGCTGACCTGAATACTGAAATTAAAGAGCACATGAAAACAGAGGAAGAGCTGGAAAATGCCATTATAAAAGCCGAGGAAGCGAACAAGGCTAAAAGTGCCTTTCTAGCAAGTATGAGTCATGAAATCCGCACTCCTCTTAACTCTATCATTGGAATTGCCGACCTGCTCAAAGGAACTGAACTTGATGAGGAACAGGGAGAATATGTAAATATTTTTGAATCTTCCGGTGAAATACTACTGTCAATAATCAATGACATTCTTGATTTTTCAAAACTGGAAGCAGACCACGTCAAACTTGAAGCTATTCCCATTGACCTGCTCCAGGAAGTTGAATCAATTTTATACTTACAGGCCGCGGCAGCATCTTCACGCGATATCGAACTTATATCCATATATAAGCCGGACGTGCCTGAATTTGTTATTGGCGATCCGACTAGATTACGTCAGATTATACTGAATATTCTTTCCAATGCGGTTAAATTCACATCCTGCGGAGAGGTAAGTATTACTGTTTCCCGCACGGCGAATACTCATCAACCTGACAATCTGACCATCACCATAGATGACACAGGTGTAGGTATTGATCCGGCTCAATTGGAAGCTATCTTTGCTCCTTTTTCGCAGGCGGATTCCTCTACCACGAGAAAATTCGGAGGCTCAGGTCTTGGACTGTCGATCAGTAAAAAATTGACAGAGCTTATGGGCGGATCAATCACCGCGACAAGTGTTCCCGGTGAAGGAAGTTCTTTTGAAATCACTATCCCTCTTCCCAGAGATCGTGAATCTCAATCATTTCTTAAACCGGACCTGTCAGGGATTAACATCATTGTAGCCGCTCATAATTACAAGACTCTTAATTCAATCTGCGAGATGCTCAACTACTTCAAAGCAACTACAACTACTTGCACGAACACAGATTCCCTGAAAGCGCTCCTGCTCTCTCCGCAAGGACACAAATTCAACCTGCTGATTCTTGATCTCAACCTTGAGAACGGCGTTTACATGCTTGAATCTCTCCGAGAAGCCGAAAAAACAATTCCTCCGGTTATGCTCCTTCAACGAGGTGCGAGCTTTGACAGAAGACTCATTGACAACAAACTTATTTATGCCGGGACCACAAAACCCATAATACGAAGACAATTTCTTCGCGGCATACTGGACGTACTGGACATAGGCTCTAATGAGGACCATCTCTCCGCTGATAATAAGGTTAATCTTCCTCAGATGAAGATTCTCCTTACTGAAGATAATATTCCTAACCGGGAATTGATCAGACACTTCCTCAAAAGTTCGCACGCAACCTTGGTAATGGCTTCGAACGGAGAAGAAGGGCTTAAACTTGCCCTGAATGATAAGTTTGATATTATTTTAATGGATATGGAAATGCCTGTAATGGATGGTTACCAATTCCTGAAACAATTCAGAATGGTTGAAAAGAATACTCATGGAAAGCGTACAGGAGTCATAGCTCTGACCGCCCATGCTTCTGCGGACTACCGGAAAAGATGCTTAGATGCCGGAGCAGACGAATTTCTATCCAAGCCTATTAAGCAAGCTGTACTAACTCAGAAAATTTTTAACTTATATAATAGAATGAAAAAAGAATGA
- a CDS encoding PAS domain-containing hybrid sensor histidine kinase/response regulator translates to MLRSLLLALSMLLLSCTPSLAEGWLSNALRDLGSGNLDRILILGAGIVISVLLLFIVFLYLNIVKRRMVELELQRERDLMGSIMETSPMGVIVMDQEGVIVFANDQAARVHGLSRENMIRRKYNDPGWKITAHDGSVFPEERLAFSRVMKIRNAVLDIRHAIHWDDGRRVLLSINASPLFGADGDIQKVVSTVEDITTRKKVEEALKESAYRFRSLVKTAESVIILLSPDRKILEFNRMAEDLFGRTRHEVLGRDFFELFLPERLWGETSRQYATVLSGTPLRLFESNVRIRGGKELTMQWSLSRLLDTTGDSLGVLAVGQDITERKRFEAELCEARDAAEEANRAKSEFLANMSHEIRTPISAIIGMSEMTLSTGLDEEQQGYLVTVKKAAESLLSIINDILDISKIEARKMELRPEDFDLPDMLEKQMSVLRVQAEEKGIELRTSVSNTVDRCYLGDSLRLGQIIMNLAGNSVKFTDKGYVDISVKRVGEWEEGEILEFTVKDTGIGISEDKAEKLFESFVQLNAGYSKRHPGSGLGLAISRQLVEMMGGSISFSSKVGWGCEFTFTVKLQSSSGPCLKEVIEVVDEEEFGSSIPAHILLAEDNATNQIYISHFLSERGFEIETAENGIEVLDLLEKRGPFDVILMDVQMPEMDGLQATKMIRDAGNDIPIIALTAYAMEGDREKFLESGMDAYASKPVNIDELVQIINKFLPAKK, encoded by the coding sequence ATGTTGCGCTCCTTACTTCTTGCATTGTCGATGCTGTTGCTTAGCTGTACCCCTTCCTTGGCGGAAGGGTGGCTTTCGAACGCCCTCAGAGATCTTGGTTCCGGTAATCTGGATAGAATACTTATTCTTGGAGCGGGGATTGTTATTTCAGTGCTTTTGCTTTTTATCGTGTTTTTATATTTGAATATTGTAAAAAGAAGGATGGTTGAGCTGGAATTACAGCGCGAACGCGATCTCATGGGCAGTATAATGGAAACTAGCCCCATGGGGGTCATTGTCATGGATCAGGAGGGTGTTATTGTTTTCGCGAATGATCAGGCTGCAAGAGTTCACGGGCTTTCCCGGGAGAATATGATCAGGAGGAAGTACAATGATCCGGGCTGGAAAATTACTGCTCATGACGGTTCGGTTTTTCCCGAAGAACGGCTTGCTTTCAGCCGGGTAATGAAGATTCGAAATGCTGTTTTAGACATACGTCACGCAATCCACTGGGATGACGGTCGCCGGGTTTTACTTTCAATCAATGCTTCGCCTCTTTTCGGTGCTGATGGTGATATTCAGAAAGTTGTTTCTACTGTTGAAGATATTACAACCAGAAAAAAGGTCGAAGAAGCTTTGAAGGAGAGTGCTTACAGGTTCAGATCGTTGGTTAAAACGGCTGAAAGTGTGATAATTCTTCTTTCACCCGACAGAAAAATTTTAGAATTCAACCGTATGGCTGAAGATCTTTTCGGGCGGACCCGGCACGAAGTTTTGGGGCGCGATTTCTTTGAACTTTTCCTTCCCGAAAGATTGTGGGGAGAAACTTCCCGTCAGTACGCAACTGTTCTTTCCGGTACTCCTTTGCGATTATTTGAAAGCAATGTGCGTATTCGTGGCGGTAAAGAGCTGACTATGCAATGGTCTTTGTCTAGATTGCTCGATACTACGGGGGATTCTCTCGGTGTGCTTGCTGTCGGTCAGGATATTACAGAACGTAAACGGTTTGAAGCGGAACTCTGCGAAGCTCGTGATGCCGCGGAAGAGGCAAACCGGGCAAAGAGTGAATTCCTTGCCAATATGAGTCACGAAATCAGAACTCCCATCAGTGCTATTATCGGAATGAGTGAAATGACACTCAGTACCGGTTTGGATGAGGAGCAGCAGGGATATCTGGTTACGGTAAAAAAAGCGGCCGAATCTTTACTGAGTATTATCAATGATATTTTAGATATTTCTAAGATTGAAGCTCGTAAGATGGAGCTTAGGCCCGAAGATTTTGATTTGCCTGACATGCTTGAAAAGCAAATGTCTGTTTTACGAGTTCAGGCGGAAGAAAAAGGAATTGAACTTCGCACCAGCGTCAGTAATACCGTGGATAGGTGTTATCTGGGTGACAGTCTTCGTCTGGGGCAGATTATAATGAACCTTGCAGGTAACTCGGTTAAGTTTACTGACAAGGGTTACGTAGATATCTCCGTTAAACGTGTCGGCGAGTGGGAAGAAGGGGAGATTCTTGAATTTACAGTAAAGGATACCGGAATAGGTATATCGGAAGACAAGGCTGAAAAACTTTTTGAAAGTTTTGTACAGCTGAATGCAGGTTATTCCAAACGACATCCCGGTAGTGGATTGGGACTTGCCATTTCACGGCAGCTTGTCGAAATGATGGGTGGCAGTATTTCTTTTTCCAGTAAGGTTGGCTGGGGATGTGAGTTCACTTTTACTGTGAAGCTTCAATCAAGTTCCGGGCCATGCTTGAAAGAGGTTATCGAGGTTGTGGATGAGGAAGAGTTTGGTAGTTCTATACCTGCTCATATTCTTCTTGCTGAAGATAATGCTACTAATCAGATATATATTTCTCATTTTCTTTCTGAGCGCGGATTTGAAATTGAAACAGCAGAAAACGGTATTGAAGTCTTGGATTTATTGGAAAAAAGGGGGCCGTTTGATGTTATTTTAATGGATGTTCAAATGCCTGAGATGGACGGCTTACAGGCTACTAAAATGATAAGGGATGCCGGTAACGACATCCCTATAATTGCTTTGACAGCTTATGCTATGGAAGGGGATCGTGAAAAATTTCTGGAGAGCGGCATGGATGCTTATGCTTCCAAACCCGTCAATATAGATGAGCTGGTCCAGATAATAAACAAATTTTTACCCGCTAAGAAATAA